The genomic segment AAATGCAAATCCGTAATAAAAACCTATAAATAGAAAACTTCCTTTTTCCTTTTTTAAAAATACGGATGTTTTTTGAACTTCAATAGGAATAAGCGCTTCTCTTGTCGCGGTTACTTTTATATAAATTGTTGCATTGCTTTCTGTTTGAAACGTTAGAAATCGCTCCTTTTCTATAGGATTTACGGTTTTATTTCCTTGATATAATTTTGCTTTGTAAATTCTATAATTAGGGATTTGAATTGTGTTTTTTTTTGATGATAGATTAGAAATTCGAAACCAATACACACCATTATTTAATCCGTTATTAATTGGTTTTTCATATTTTTTGAAATCGGCATTTTTAATGCTTTCTAAGGTAAATGCTTCTTTCGAATCTTGAATGTATGAAATAGTTGTTTGCGAAAAGCCAGTTCCAAACCAAAGAAATGCAATAAAAAAGAGTAATTGTTTTTTCATTAATAACGATATCGAAAAAATGATAGTTAAAGGTACTGATAAAATATTAAGTAGCTTTTTCAAGTTTTTCCAAAGCATCCGCTCTTAGATATAAAAACAACGGAAGCGTAAATGCAATGGCAATTAAAAAAGTAAGCGGAATTAAAAGCCACCAAAACCTAATTTTAAGTTTGATAGATTCTGGAATCATAAACACAAAAAAAGTTAGCACAACAACAGTTAAATCTGCACCAAAAGATTTACCCGCAAAATTGACTTGTGCATCTTGCATAAAATTGAAGAAAGTAGGGCTTTCCGCAGTTTTAAACCATTGGATATTATAATACCAAGTATAACAAATTCCTAAAGCAGATAATGCTAAATAAAGGTGTTTGAGTTTCATTTATTTTGATTTAACAAAGACTTTGATTCTTCTAAAATTTCTTCTTTTGTTAGATTTGTGAATCCGCTTTTTTCTGCTTTTTCTATTTTAGAGATTATTAATTCATTCATAAATTATACCTATAAAATTTTAAAAAAATTAAAACTCAACTTTATTTTATGTTTTTCACATATTACCCACACAGTTTGTCATTCCGTAAAATCTCTGAATATTTTTGCTACACTCT from the Polaribacter cellanae genome contains:
- a CDS encoding DUF2834 domain-containing protein encodes the protein MKLKHLYLALSALGICYTWYYNIQWFKTAESPTFFNFMQDAQVNFAGKSFGADLTVVVLTFFVFMIPESIKLKIRFWWLLIPLTFLIAIAFTLPLFLYLRADALEKLEKAT